The sequence below is a genomic window from Stigmatopora nigra isolate UIUO_SnigA chromosome 4, RoL_Snig_1.1, whole genome shotgun sequence.
atatatatatatatatatatatatatatatatatatatatatatatatatatatatatatatatatatatatatatatatatatatatatatatatatatatatatatatatatatatatatatatatatatatatatatatatatatatatatatatatatatatatatatatatatatatatatatatatatatatatatatatatatatatatatatatatatacttggtTTGTTTAGCACAGCATCAGCCTTTAGCATGGAAAATTCtttatttcttatatttttgtgtttatgtgcCTACCTTCTGGTTCTGGTTGTGTTTAATTGGActgtatttttgaaaataaaattgtgtTTGAATCGAAAGACAAAGCAacattgtttttagttaaactGAACACAGTGCTTCCTCAGCATTCCAGTAAAATTAATTCTTGTTTCCAGGGGTGTCTTGATAGCTGCCAGTTGTAAAACTAATGAGAGGGAACCAAAAGAAataaagtgcaccctgcaatggGGAAGAAAGTGTGGCACCTTAACTCTTCTACAAACCACATCCgatggaaagaaagaaatggtTTGTGTTTAGTTCATATATGGTTCCTCCTCTCGTGCAATCCTCGTAATCTGAAACTTTTCAGAAAAGACAAGGGTGGATTGTACAAGATTGTTAGTGATGGAGCATGAAGAATGCTATTTGTCCCATGTTTGTCATCCCAACGCCCCTCTTATACTTATTGAAATCCAGCCAAAAGTAAATGTTTGGACAGAGTCTTTGATATGAACAAACTGGCCTAAGGCGTGTAATACAAAAAGCTAGGCTCCATAGAGGTTCTTGAAGTATGGAATACACTTGGTATGTAAGGAGCTATATTGAGGGAATTACAAAGTTTAGACATGAAAGCAGTTTGTGTTCAAAAGTaagcatgtatatattttttgcagcaGACCTACATTTCCTCCATAGAGCTCAAGGCATATGGACATAGACAGGTCAAGCTAGATTTGGAGTAAACTTTTGCTCTTGCTAGTGTTGGGCAATATGACAATGTAGTgcatatatatcattttaaaactaGATCATGTAATTATGTATTATACATTTCCTCCATTACAATGAACATTACTGTTAATAATGTATTGTGCTGTACTAATGAACTGTTTTCAATTATTCAGTGTTGATCCATATTAAGTCCACCTTGTACACAAAATGACTGtataccaagggtgtcagacttgggttggttcgcgggccgtgttaacgtcaactcgatctcatgtaggccggaccatttcagatataatatttagatttttttttaaataaatggactaAAACAACTGGAtgaaaatccctaaatattcaacttttttatagatctaaaacaatgcttatttttgcttttttaaaatatgtttttaaattttactaaatgatttttgaactaaaaacacagaaatcatttatttaaaaaattacaataattgatttccaaggggggaaatcaggggggaaaattcaatatacatctatactcttcattttaatttgatcctaaaacagaaattcggcactcaggatttactttcccgggccacacaaaattatgcggCAGTCCAGgtatggcccccgagccgccactttgacacatgtgctgtaAACAATGAAACCAGGAATGTGTTAAagtggattcattcattcattttctgaactgcttatcctcacaagatttGTGGGGGGTGTTGTAGCCTATCTCCAGCAAACTATGGTCATTGGcgtattggtggccagtcaatcgcatgacacaaggagacagacaaccattcatactgaggggcaatttagagtgtttaaccaaccTAGCAGGCTTGCTTTGGTGTGtggtaggaaactggagtaacCAGAGAAACCCATTTAAACCTGAGGATAACATGTAAAATCCACTCGGGAAGGTCCGAACCTGGCACTGAACCCTCCatgtcagaactgtgaggccgacatgttAACCACTCCACGAGCAGGCAGCTATTGATGAAACAatttgggaaaataaaaaaataaaataaaaaaataaaaaaaaaaatatatatatatatatatatatatatatatatatatatatatatatatatatatatatatatatatatatatatatatatatatatatatatatatatatatatatatatatatatattattttcccCTGTGGAATTTCATataaatcacaaaaacatgccaCTATGGTGTTAAATACGTGACACAATGAAACTGCAACTGTAgtaaaaataattccaaatgtgTCAAATATTATATAACACTATACTTGCACTGCTCACCCTcctggtcaaaatggattggactaaCACAATCTgtgattgaataaaaaaaacaacttttattgttttaataaaaaaaaagaatcagccATCAATCTGTATACAAAACACAAAGATCATTACAGTCCAGCACCAAAAGAAATGTGCAGTGTTATGTCAAAAACATGGTGCAATTATGACTATATACTTGGGATAAAGGTAGGCATCATCAATATTGGAATAGAATTGTCTTTCCAttgtgaaatgaaaaaataaacttctaaaatgtcacatttcaatGCTTGAACTCCAATTTAGTTGAAATGGACTGGACTAACAGAAACAAACTTGGGTCACCTATCTCCTTAATGCTTGTTTGgacatttgaaatataaatCTTTTCATAAGCAGTACTTAAAACTACACaacaaagtataaaatactGTAGAAGAgcataacaacaaaaatgttcatttcccGTGAAAATAATATATTGTATGACAGTATATTTCTCCCTTTCTACTTCAAATGTAATGAACaccaataaaacaaaagaaaattagcTTCATTTCAAAATCACATCAATCGGGCAGTTAAACTGCGGTGAAAGGTGAATAATCTGCGGCgtgttagttttttattttttttggtacgtGCGTCTATGCACAAAACTAGCAGCTCAATGCACTTGTTTAGTTGCCTCTTTGGACTTGTCATTGGCGGCGACGTCAGTAAGTCGCAAGTTCTCCTCTGCTTCGGCGATCCTACGGTCACGCACTTCTCCTTCTTCGTGGAAGCCAACCATCATTTGGTATATAATCACGCCAATGGTGGCGCCAAGGAAGGGGGCGAAAACAGGTACTAAGAACCAACCTTTCCTGGCACTGAAAAGTATAAATCCCATGGTTTGTTAGCTATTGGTTGTTGATAAGAGCACCAAAATGGAGAAGAATGATTGTATGAAAATATAAATGTCCTTACGTGAATACTTCGGTTCCCCACCCAGCTACGGCAGTAAAAATACGAGGTCCGAGATCTCTGGCAGGATTGACGGCGTAGCCGGAGTTGAATCCCATAGAAAGGCCAATGACCAGAACCACAAATCCTACAGTAAAAGCTTCCAATCCTTGCGGAATGGGATTATTGTAGGGATCAACAATGGCGAGGATGCAAACGATCAGTGCTGCTGTGCCAATAATCTACATTCGAGAGGGAAAGACAGAAACTGTGAGTTTTGtgaattttaatgcattttaagaGAACATTTGCGGATGACTATCTCTTGCCTGGTCAAAGAACCCATTAACAATGGTCAGATGTTTTCCAGGATAGGTGGCAAATATTCCTGCTGTAGCCCGTGGACCAGTGACATTAAAAGCACCAGGATGGTC
It includes:
- the aqp3a gene encoding aquaporin-3a; this encodes MGRQKFYLEKLSKTFQIRNLLLRQALAECLGTLILVMFGCGAVAQLVLSSGSHGLFLTVNFAFGFAATLGILVCGQISGGHLNPAVTFALCLLGRERWRKFPMYFLFQTIGGFLGAAVIFGMYYDALWDHPGAFNVTGPRATAGIFATYPGKHLTIVNGFFDQIIGTAALIVCILAIVDPYNNPIPQGLEAFTVGFVVLVIGLSMGFNSGYAVNPARDLGPRIFTAVAGWGTEVFTARKGWFLVPVFAPFLGATIGVIIYQMMVGFHEEGEVRDRRIAEAEENLRLTDVAANDKSKEATKQVH